One Polynucleobacter sp. MG-5-Ahmo-C2 genomic window carries:
- a CDS encoding exo-alpha-sialidase produces MSRVIALCFLFLAAVIGFLHIDSRPVWAPFATNAPAPAEVELESPVNLKSKNQNTPNKLGIANPISTWLPETGAASVHAASLIALKDGAIRAFWFAGSREGAADVVINSAVFDPKSSSWSTPTVVMDRVSAEKGLSRYIAKLGNPVPARMSDGRLQLFFVTVSIGGWAGSSISSVISDDEGLTWKNPQRLISSPLVNLSTLVKSPSVLFADGRLGLPAYHEWIGRFGEFLRIDAGQVIDKRRMSSGRSAIQPVVFVNDAQDATAYFRQTRGASQAKQVPVSQTQNAGQSWKLTTDLAIANPNSALTGLELNNGTRILVLNNIETGRYRLVLMMSNSKSGAWHTVEVLEDDEALPDDQRKEFSYPYLMSVDGNDAHLVYTWDRKKIRHRYFSGAWLKYAQNQLPILPTDPLYQEAK; encoded by the coding sequence ATGAGCCGTGTGATCGCCCTTTGTTTTCTATTTTTAGCTGCAGTGATTGGCTTTTTACATATTGATAGCCGTCCAGTTTGGGCCCCGTTTGCAACCAATGCGCCAGCTCCAGCTGAGGTGGAATTGGAGTCCCCTGTAAATTTAAAATCTAAAAACCAAAATACCCCGAATAAGTTGGGCATTGCAAATCCGATCAGCACTTGGTTGCCTGAGACGGGCGCTGCTTCAGTGCATGCGGCATCTTTGATTGCATTAAAAGATGGTGCAATACGGGCATTTTGGTTCGCTGGAAGTCGTGAAGGCGCTGCAGATGTTGTGATTAATAGCGCTGTCTTTGATCCCAAGTCATCAAGCTGGAGTACGCCTACTGTCGTGATGGATAGAGTGAGCGCTGAAAAAGGTTTATCCCGATATATCGCTAAATTAGGCAATCCGGTTCCAGCCAGAATGTCGGATGGTCGTCTGCAATTATTCTTTGTCACGGTATCGATTGGTGGTTGGGCAGGTAGCTCTATCTCCAGTGTGATTTCTGATGATGAAGGTTTAACGTGGAAAAATCCTCAGCGCTTGATTAGTTCACCCCTGGTGAATCTCAGCACCCTAGTCAAATCGCCAAGCGTTTTGTTTGCAGATGGCCGGCTTGGCTTGCCCGCTTATCACGAATGGATTGGGCGCTTTGGCGAATTTCTGAGAATCGATGCAGGTCAGGTGATTGATAAGCGCCGTATGAGTTCAGGTCGAAGTGCGATTCAGCCAGTGGTTTTTGTAAATGATGCCCAAGATGCAACTGCGTATTTCCGACAGACGAGAGGCGCCAGTCAAGCAAAGCAGGTGCCTGTCAGTCAAACACAAAATGCTGGCCAATCATGGAAGTTAACCACAGACTTAGCAATTGCTAACCCCAATTCTGCGCTTACTGGTTTAGAGTTAAATAATGGCACACGCATTTTGGTTCTCAATAATATTGAAACTGGTCGTTATCGCTTGGTCTTGATGATGAGCAACAGCAAATCCGGAGCATGGCATACGGTAGAAGTATTGGAAGATGATGAGGCGTTGCCGGATGATCAGCGCAAAGAGTTTTCGTATCCATACCTCATGAGTGTTGATGGCAATGATGCCCATTTGGTTTACACCTGGGATCGCAAGAAGATTCGTCACCGGTATTTTTCTGGTGCTTGGTTAAAGTATGCCCAGAACCAACTGCCTATCCTACCAACAGATCCACTCTATCAGGAGGCTAAATAA
- a CDS encoding CoA ester lyase → MNPLDTPLGFCSNFLFVPGTRSERFVKALDSGASGVILDLEDAVAPEDKEVARNAIRTAWPSFTAEQQKRLVIRSNSPGSQFYAADLILAQELDIACLLIPKSESADEMNGAALVLPNTALIPMIETAIGLDHLREIANANQVIRLALGNLDLQADLGMVCDPQETELQTARYQIVLASRVAQIAPPVDGVTPSTDDVVRIQDDAERAKRMGFGGKLCIHPKQVGIVKSAFMPSEEELAWAKRVIEADKASKGGAVKLDGRMIDRPVVLLAQRTIAIAGKH, encoded by the coding sequence ATGAATCCACTTGATACGCCTTTAGGTTTTTGTAGTAACTTTTTATTTGTACCAGGCACCCGTTCTGAGCGTTTTGTTAAAGCACTTGATAGCGGCGCCAGTGGAGTCATCCTTGATTTGGAAGATGCGGTTGCTCCGGAAGATAAAGAAGTTGCTCGCAACGCAATTCGAACCGCTTGGCCTAGCTTTACTGCTGAACAACAGAAACGTTTAGTCATTCGCAGCAACTCACCAGGTAGTCAGTTTTATGCTGCTGATTTAATTCTGGCACAAGAGCTCGATATTGCTTGCCTACTCATACCAAAGAGTGAGTCCGCAGATGAGATGAATGGTGCTGCGCTCGTTTTGCCGAATACCGCTCTCATCCCCATGATTGAAACTGCTATTGGACTAGATCATCTTCGCGAAATTGCTAATGCCAACCAAGTGATTCGCCTTGCCTTAGGTAACCTAGATCTTCAAGCAGACCTTGGTATGGTTTGTGACCCACAAGAAACCGAACTACAAACTGCGCGCTATCAAATCGTCTTGGCATCCCGAGTGGCCCAGATTGCCCCTCCTGTTGATGGGGTTACGCCTTCTACTGATGATGTAGTGCGCATTCAGGATGATGCTGAACGGGCAAAACGCATGGGCTTTGGCGGAAAACTTTGTATCCACCCAAAGCAAGTGGGTATTGTGAAGTCAGCCTTCATGCCTTCAGAGGAAGAGCTTGCCTGGGCTAAGCGAGTCATTGAGGCCGATAAAGCATCTAAAGGAGGCGCAGTAAAGCTCGATGGACGCATGATTGATCGACCAGTGGTTTTGCTGGCCCAAAGAACCATTGCCATTGCTGGTAAACACTAG
- a CDS encoding glycosyltransferase family 39 protein, whose translation MRGSFSYRSALLILFLGVFTYLYGLDSRFAPKNGDEYPYMHIVRMTAQTGNWLPLQSEMDGIKNTKPPLIFWQGIASSHWASKWSLMNLRWPSVLYTGLTAFFLFLAVRRFSGKTQTGVLAALVWLSFFATYRYGRPFLADPPEVFWISLPFMALLYWGRCAFESKLLFPLLAGICFGLALFAKSFAYIAPATFALGLCYWRWRQWSIPNTLTRDLYKIFIAGILALSVFALWFAFDPNPEAVWKEFVLGENAGKFAARNSNYVLDLLRGGDSIWLLLLTTLANAGLFTFVLASTLLQCWRGRRFLDVEEVLLLLLIAAFLIVFALPSQRSGRYLLPVMPAFAVLIALHWERLPLWGFRLALFLQLMILSLFLWIGANLQLSGLTGEVGAWSYSYGHWILISASLLIALIGLFRINQTKTLALAGCFLTYCVLTSSLAPLEGDLGRYSAATIAQIQGKNVWIPCDYRAKDEEYRLLLPGAKLHGYLAKDATDVAGLTSTYPLVAVHTSLDSPPELCNSCQIVGRRMEMRARHSQEEIIEMLQGQIGKHLFVNEYLVATPVIAPDLSNVKDVCR comes from the coding sequence ATGCGAGGTTCATTTTCTTACCGTTCTGCCCTCTTAATCCTCTTTTTAGGTGTATTTACCTATCTCTACGGCTTAGATAGTCGATTTGCCCCTAAAAACGGGGATGAGTATCCCTACATGCATATAGTGCGTATGACTGCACAGACAGGCAATTGGCTTCCCCTGCAGTCCGAGATGGACGGAATCAAGAATACTAAGCCACCACTTATTTTTTGGCAGGGCATAGCTAGCAGTCATTGGGCTAGCAAATGGTCGCTAATGAATTTGCGTTGGCCTAGCGTGCTCTATACGGGGCTTACTGCATTTTTCTTGTTTTTGGCGGTACGTCGATTTAGCGGTAAAACCCAAACCGGTGTATTGGCAGCTCTGGTATGGCTTTCATTTTTCGCGACCTATCGCTATGGACGCCCTTTTCTAGCCGACCCCCCAGAAGTTTTTTGGATAAGTTTGCCATTCATGGCCCTTTTGTATTGGGGGCGGTGCGCATTTGAATCCAAACTCTTGTTCCCGTTATTGGCTGGCATCTGTTTTGGTCTGGCGCTCTTCGCTAAATCCTTTGCTTATATCGCTCCTGCCACATTCGCTCTAGGCCTTTGCTACTGGCGCTGGCGGCAATGGAGTATTCCAAACACATTGACGCGTGATCTTTATAAGATTTTTATTGCTGGCATATTGGCTTTATCAGTATTTGCTTTATGGTTTGCTTTTGATCCAAATCCTGAGGCGGTTTGGAAAGAATTCGTGCTTGGTGAGAATGCCGGTAAGTTTGCCGCCCGCAACTCTAACTATGTGCTGGATCTTCTGCGTGGCGGCGATAGCATTTGGCTACTCCTTTTAACCACCTTAGCTAATGCAGGCTTATTTACTTTTGTCTTGGCCTCCACCTTGTTGCAATGCTGGCGTGGGCGCCGCTTCTTAGATGTGGAAGAAGTTCTCTTGCTATTGTTGATTGCTGCATTTTTGATCGTGTTTGCCTTACCTAGCCAGCGCTCTGGTCGTTATCTGTTACCAGTGATGCCAGCATTTGCTGTACTCATTGCGCTACATTGGGAGCGCTTGCCTTTGTGGGGATTTCGGCTCGCCTTATTTCTTCAGCTCATGATTCTTTCACTGTTTTTGTGGATAGGCGCCAATCTGCAGCTCTCTGGCCTTACCGGGGAGGTGGGCGCATGGAGCTATTCTTATGGCCATTGGATATTGATCTCTGCCAGCCTCCTGATTGCTTTAATAGGTTTATTCAGGATCAATCAGACAAAGACGCTAGCATTGGCGGGATGTTTTCTGACGTATTGTGTACTGACGAGTAGCCTAGCTCCATTGGAGGGTGACCTAGGGCGTTACTCAGCTGCGACAATTGCTCAAATACAAGGTAAAAATGTCTGGATTCCTTGCGACTATCGCGCTAAGGATGAAGAGTATCGATTGCTGCTGCCTGGCGCCAAGCTGCATGGTTATTTAGCAAAAGATGCTACTGATGTTGCTGGCCTAACAAGTACTTACCCTTTGGTTGCTGTACACACTTCACTCGACTCTCCACCTGAGCTATGTAATTCCTGCCAAATAGTAGGGCGGAGAATGGAAATGCGCGCTCGACACTCTCAGGAAGAAATCATCGAGATGTTGCAAGGTCAAATCGGAAAGCATCTTTTTGTGAATGAGTATTTAGTTGCAACACCAGTGATCGCACCAGATCTTTCTAATGTAAAGGATGTTTGTAGATGA
- the chrA gene encoding chromate efflux transporter, translated as MSIPLREALKFWAKLGFISFGGPAGQIAVLHQELVVKRRWISERRFLHALNYCMLLPGPEAQQLVTYIGWLMHRSWGGILAGSLFVLPSLFILIALSWIYLTFGQVPWIAAIFFGIKPAVVAIVLHAAVRIGKRTIHNPALKWIALVSFLAIFLLNLAFPIIVMIAAAVGYWGGKRYPQYFQQMGSHGNSQEKNYGSAIIDDNTPTPEHAQFNIQKTIFHSVVALACWLLPIAALIAIFGWNTLYPEIAWFFTKAALLTFGGAYAVLPYVYQGAVDHFHWLSANQMIDGLALGETTPGPLIMVVAFVGYLAGHIQHLIGNSNPFWFGVIGACVATWFTFLPSFFFILVGGPLIESTHGKLGFTAPLTAITAAVVGVIANLGLFFAYHVFLPGGLSGSISWVSMIICLLAGLALFKFKKGVMTVLGGSALAGLLTYLAAVLMN; from the coding sequence TTGAGCATTCCGCTGCGTGAGGCTTTAAAGTTTTGGGCCAAACTCGGCTTTATTAGTTTTGGTGGGCCTGCAGGGCAAATCGCTGTTTTGCATCAAGAGTTGGTTGTGAAGCGTCGCTGGATTTCTGAGCGGCGCTTTTTACATGCTCTGAACTACTGCATGTTGTTGCCAGGGCCGGAAGCGCAACAGCTAGTGACTTATATTGGCTGGCTGATGCACCGCAGCTGGGGTGGCATTCTGGCCGGAAGTCTATTTGTCTTGCCATCACTATTTATTTTGATTGCTCTATCCTGGATTTATCTCACCTTCGGACAGGTGCCCTGGATTGCCGCAATCTTTTTTGGCATTAAGCCGGCAGTGGTCGCGATTGTTTTACATGCAGCTGTTCGCATTGGTAAGCGTACGATTCATAACCCAGCGTTGAAATGGATTGCGCTGGTTTCTTTTTTGGCTATCTTCCTTCTGAACTTAGCCTTCCCAATTATTGTCATGATCGCTGCTGCAGTGGGTTACTGGGGCGGTAAGCGCTACCCACAATATTTTCAGCAAATGGGCTCTCACGGAAATTCCCAGGAGAAAAATTACGGTAGCGCCATCATTGATGACAACACCCCCACCCCTGAGCATGCGCAATTCAATATTCAAAAAACGATTTTTCACAGTGTGGTGGCACTTGCTTGCTGGTTACTCCCGATTGCAGCCTTAATAGCAATCTTTGGATGGAACACACTTTATCCTGAAATCGCCTGGTTCTTCACCAAGGCCGCGCTGCTGACCTTTGGTGGCGCTTATGCAGTCCTGCCTTATGTATATCAAGGTGCGGTCGATCATTTTCATTGGCTAAGCGCCAATCAAATGATTGATGGTTTAGCGCTTGGAGAAACAACTCCTGGGCCACTCATCATGGTGGTTGCTTTTGTTGGCTATTTGGCTGGCCATATTCAGCATCTCATTGGCAACAGTAATCCATTTTGGTTTGGTGTCATTGGCGCCTGCGTTGCTACTTGGTTTACCTTCCTACCATCTTTCTTTTTTATTCTCGTTGGTGGCCCTTTAATTGAATCGACTCATGGCAAGTTAGGCTTCACCGCACCACTTACTGCCATTACCGCAGCAGTCGTTGGCGTTATTGCTAATTTAGGACTCTTCTTTGCATACCATGTGTTTTTACCAGGTGGCCTGAGTGGCTCAATTTCCTGGGTATCGATGATCATCTGCCTGTTAGCTGGATTAGCTCTGTTTAAGTTCAAAAAAGGGGTAATGACAGTATTGGGAGGGTCTGCATTAGCTGGACTTCTTACTTACCTCGCTGCCGTTTTGATGAACTAA
- a CDS encoding tripartite tricarboxylate transporter substrate binding protein BugD, with amino-acid sequence MKNFLFSGITAALTASALLSGNAIAQKDWPNKSISLIVPFAAGGPTDTVARLIAVPMGQALGQTVVVENVNGAGGTIASTKVARAAPDGYTIYLHHMGMATANALYDKLPYDPLTSFEYIGQVADVPMVLLGKKDLPPNNFKELEAYIKANGSKVTMANAGPGAVSQLCGLLFQSRMGVKLTNVPYKGTGPALTDLLGGQVDLLCDQTTQTIPYIKDGRIKAYGTTTLKRLPAIPNVPTLDEQGLKGFEVKVWHGMYTPKGVPKPILDKLNAALKKALNSPDVKKRLEDANIDIVSPEKMTPNGLKSHLEAEVNKWGPIIRKSNIPD; translated from the coding sequence ATGAAGAATTTCTTATTTTCCGGAATAACCGCAGCGCTCACTGCTAGCGCACTACTGAGTGGCAATGCCATCGCTCAAAAAGATTGGCCAAACAAATCCATTAGCCTGATTGTGCCGTTTGCTGCTGGCGGCCCAACGGATACTGTTGCGCGCTTAATTGCAGTACCAATGGGACAGGCTTTAGGGCAAACTGTTGTTGTCGAGAATGTGAATGGCGCAGGTGGAACCATTGCATCAACTAAAGTGGCGCGCGCCGCTCCTGATGGTTACACCATTTATTTACATCACATGGGAATGGCAACGGCTAATGCGCTTTACGATAAGCTCCCATACGACCCGCTGACCAGCTTTGAATACATTGGCCAAGTAGCTGATGTGCCAATGGTGCTTTTGGGTAAAAAAGATCTGCCGCCAAATAACTTCAAAGAGTTGGAGGCCTATATCAAAGCAAATGGCTCAAAAGTCACGATGGCTAATGCCGGCCCAGGCGCCGTTTCACAGCTTTGCGGTTTACTCTTTCAGAGTCGTATGGGCGTCAAACTGACAAACGTCCCCTATAAAGGAACTGGCCCGGCTCTGACAGATCTATTGGGCGGACAAGTTGATTTACTTTGCGACCAAACTACCCAAACAATTCCTTACATTAAGGATGGTCGCATTAAAGCCTATGGCACCACCACCTTAAAACGCTTGCCTGCAATTCCAAATGTGCCTACTTTGGATGAACAAGGTCTGAAAGGTTTCGAAGTCAAAGTTTGGCATGGCATGTACACACCAAAAGGTGTTCCAAAGCCTATCTTAGATAAGCTTAATGCAGCCTTAAAGAAAGCCTTAAATTCCCCAGATGTTAAGAAGCGTTTAGAAGACGCCAATATCGACATCGTTTCACCAGAGAAGATGACGCCCAATGGCCTAAAGTCTCACCTTGAAGCAGAAGTGAATAAATGGGGTCCGATTATTCGTAAATCGAATATTCCAGACTAA
- the fabI gene encoding enoyl-ACP reductase FabI, translating to MGFLSGKKILITGLLSNRSIAYGIAKACHREGAELAFTYVGERFKDRIVDFAKEFNTELIFDCDVGSDEQISALFKDLSKSWPQFDGFVHAIGFAPREAIAGDFLEGLSREGFKIAHDISAYSFPAMAKEALPMLRDKSSLLTLTYLGSMKNVPNYNTMGLAKASLEASVRYLAGSVGPKGIRANGISAGPIKTLAASGIKGFSKILEAVEQTAPLRRNVTIDDVGNTAAFLLSDLANGITAEIIYVDNGFSQVVGGMEDA from the coding sequence ATGGGCTTTCTCTCCGGCAAAAAAATCCTCATTACCGGCCTCCTCTCCAACCGCTCTATTGCCTATGGTATCGCCAAAGCATGTCACCGCGAAGGCGCCGAATTGGCCTTTACCTACGTAGGTGAGCGCTTCAAGGACCGCATTGTGGATTTCGCGAAAGAATTCAATACCGAGCTCATTTTTGACTGTGACGTTGGTAGCGACGAGCAGATTTCAGCACTCTTTAAGGATTTATCCAAATCTTGGCCGCAATTTGACGGCTTCGTCCACGCGATTGGTTTTGCACCGCGCGAAGCAATTGCCGGTGATTTTTTAGAGGGCCTCTCTCGTGAGGGCTTCAAGATTGCCCATGACATCTCTGCATACAGCTTTCCAGCGATGGCAAAAGAAGCCTTACCAATGTTGCGTGACAAATCTTCATTACTCACATTGACCTACTTAGGTTCAATGAAGAATGTTCCAAACTACAACACCATGGGTTTGGCAAAGGCCTCTCTAGAAGCATCTGTTCGCTACCTTGCTGGATCAGTGGGCCCCAAAGGCATTCGTGCTAACGGTATTTCTGCTGGCCCAATTAAAACTCTGGCTGCCTCTGGCATTAAGGGCTTTAGCAAAATATTGGAGGCAGTTGAGCAAACGGCTCCACTGCGTCGCAACGTCACGATTGATGACGTTGGTAATACCGCCGCTTTCTTGTTATCCGATTTAGCCAACGGCATTACCGCTGAAATCATTTACGTCGATAATGGCTTTAGTCAAGTCGTTGGCGGAATGGAAGACGCTTGA
- a CDS encoding MaoC family dehydratase N-terminal domain-containing protein: protein MELMRIEPETITHLQEWLGKTESFQDLVTAAPMRALSATLDRDDPAPTRSTFLPELWHWLYFLPHARESEIGPDGHPKRGGFLPPVPLPRRMWAGSRVQWLAPLSVGDEIERVSKIESVTHKAGRSGDLIFVLVKHEVSNQNGLAIIEEHDIVYRDAPGPDDKPVPPTPAPSEAKWTKTIAPDDVLLFRYSALTFNGHRIHYDRKYVTEVEGYPGLIVHGPLIATLLVDLVRQSIPGCKLKSFEFRAIRPTFDINNFKVSAKPDLEKDPSGKTIAIWAQDHEDWLTMQATAILA from the coding sequence ATGGAACTTATGCGAATCGAACCAGAAACCATCACCCACTTACAAGAATGGCTTGGCAAAACCGAGTCTTTTCAAGATCTTGTAACAGCAGCGCCAATGCGCGCCCTTTCGGCAACGCTGGATCGGGATGATCCGGCTCCAACCAGAAGTACTTTTCTGCCTGAGCTTTGGCACTGGCTCTATTTTTTACCGCATGCTCGCGAATCTGAAATTGGGCCAGATGGTCATCCCAAGCGCGGTGGCTTTCTTCCTCCGGTCCCGCTACCACGTCGCATGTGGGCAGGTAGTCGCGTGCAGTGGTTAGCGCCACTTTCTGTTGGCGATGAAATCGAGCGTGTCTCTAAAATTGAATCTGTTACCCATAAGGCAGGTCGCAGTGGTGATTTGATTTTTGTCTTGGTCAAACATGAGGTCTCCAATCAAAATGGTCTAGCAATTATCGAGGAACACGATATCGTTTATCGCGATGCGCCAGGGCCCGATGACAAACCAGTCCCCCCTACTCCGGCGCCAAGCGAGGCCAAGTGGACAAAGACTATTGCTCCTGATGATGTGCTGCTCTTTCGTTACTCAGCTCTTACCTTCAATGGCCATCGCATTCATTACGATCGCAAATACGTTACCGAGGTGGAAGGCTATCCTGGGTTAATAGTTCATGGCCCATTGATCGCGACTCTGTTGGTCGATCTCGTTCGGCAAAGCATTCCAGGCTGCAAGTTGAAGAGCTTTGAGTTCCGCGCAATTCGACCGACTTTTGACATCAACAACTTTAAAGTATCAGCCAAACCGGATTTAGAGAAAGATCCGAGCGGCAAAACAATTGCTATTTGGGCGCAAGATCACGAAGACTGGCTCACCATGCAAGCCACTGCTATTTTGGCTTAA
- a CDS encoding c-type cytochrome: MRAKFLKPAILAVLYIGFSQWSGVALAQNAEASNLYKRGLAATCANCHGTDGKGVVDGGMPLINTLTSEQMLTQLKAFKSGAREGTIMPQLAKGYSDEQLETIANQLGKKQ; encoded by the coding sequence ATGCGAGCAAAGTTTCTCAAACCCGCAATCCTAGCAGTGCTTTATATCGGCTTTAGCCAGTGGAGCGGGGTTGCCCTTGCGCAAAATGCTGAAGCCAGTAATTTATATAAACGCGGCCTGGCTGCCACTTGCGCCAACTGTCATGGCACCGATGGCAAAGGTGTAGTTGACGGCGGAATGCCATTAATCAATACCCTCACTAGCGAACAAATGCTGACTCAATTAAAAGCATTTAAATCTGGCGCTCGTGAAGGAACAATCATGCCGCAGTTAGCCAAAGGCTATTCTGATGAGCAACTTGAAACTATCGCCAATCAACTTGGCAAGAAACAATAA
- a CDS encoding MmgE/PrpD family protein — MQNQHLSRELASFAANLKVSDIPNDVMSRAEDLLVDWFGSAIAGKGSRPVETITQFAQTMGGFDDAHAGPSEILITRKRSSPFLAAMANAAASHVAEQDDVHNGSVFHPATVVFPPALACAQAIGASGEDLLVASVAGYEVGIRVGEFLGRSHYKVFHTTGTAGTLAAAAAVGRLLKLSPAQMLHAFGSAGTQSAGLWEFLRDAADSKQLHTAHAAATGLMSAYIAQAGFTGAEHILEGKQGLAAGTSSDADPSKLVDQLGARWALAETSFKYHASCRHTHPAADALLQVMLTNKLKPSDIAKVETLVHQGAIDVLGPVINPATVHQSKFSMGTVLALVAHYQFAGLQEFDAHFHDDAICLFRDRVTMTLDPEVDDAYPQRWIGKVKVHLNNGDILDGRVDEPKGDPGNTLSRHEITDKALRLAAFSGGASPAEMTKAIDLLWNIRKQAKIGSLLPSNESTPPL, encoded by the coding sequence ATGCAGAATCAACATTTATCGCGCGAACTGGCTAGCTTTGCTGCTAATTTAAAAGTCAGCGACATTCCAAACGATGTAATGAGTCGCGCCGAGGATTTATTAGTTGATTGGTTTGGTTCAGCAATCGCAGGCAAGGGCTCTCGCCCCGTTGAAACCATTACCCAGTTCGCCCAAACCATGGGTGGCTTTGATGACGCACATGCTGGCCCCTCTGAAATTCTGATCACCCGCAAACGCTCAAGCCCTTTTTTGGCAGCCATGGCTAATGCAGCCGCTTCACATGTAGCAGAGCAAGACGATGTTCATAACGGTTCAGTCTTCCATCCCGCTACGGTGGTATTTCCACCGGCCTTAGCTTGTGCTCAAGCAATCGGGGCTTCTGGTGAAGATCTTTTAGTGGCATCTGTAGCTGGTTATGAAGTTGGTATTCGGGTTGGTGAGTTTTTGGGTCGCTCACATTACAAAGTCTTTCACACTACCGGTACTGCAGGCACCCTTGCTGCTGCTGCTGCAGTAGGGAGACTTCTGAAGCTTTCTCCTGCGCAAATGCTTCACGCCTTTGGTTCTGCTGGCACACAATCTGCTGGTCTCTGGGAATTTCTGCGTGATGCTGCAGACTCTAAACAATTACATACTGCCCACGCTGCGGCAACAGGCTTGATGTCAGCCTATATTGCTCAAGCAGGTTTTACGGGCGCCGAGCATATCCTCGAAGGCAAGCAGGGACTAGCTGCCGGCACATCAAGTGATGCCGATCCTAGCAAATTAGTCGATCAATTAGGTGCTCGCTGGGCTTTAGCAGAAACAAGCTTTAAGTACCACGCCTCGTGCCGCCACACCCACCCTGCTGCTGATGCACTATTGCAAGTGATGCTGACTAATAAACTAAAGCCTAGCGATATCGCCAAAGTCGAAACCCTAGTGCACCAAGGTGCGATCGATGTCTTGGGTCCTGTTATCAATCCTGCGACCGTACATCAATCCAAATTTTCGATGGGCACTGTTCTTGCCTTAGTTGCACACTATCAATTCGCTGGGCTGCAAGAATTCGATGCGCATTTTCATGATGATGCAATTTGTCTATTCCGCGATCGAGTCACGATGACCCTTGATCCCGAGGTGGATGACGCCTATCCACAGCGCTGGATTGGTAAAGTGAAAGTGCACTTAAATAACGGCGACATTTTAGATGGTCGTGTAGATGAGCCTAAGGGCGATCCCGGCAATACTTTAAGCCGCCATGAAATTACCGATAAAGCTCTGCGCCTTGCTGCCTTTAGTGGTGGCGCTAGCCCTGCTGAGATGACTAAAGCGATTGACCTCTTGTGGAATATCCGCAAACAGGCCAAGATAGGCTCTTTACTTCCAAGCAATGAATCGACTCCACCCTTATGA